The following are from one region of the Paenibacillus bovis genome:
- a CDS encoding spore coat protein, producing the protein MASNSMTKEMLVNATAPLDDLAIATDLLMSAKAGVRNYAVALTETATPSVRRTLKAQMQKAIDLHEKIANYMIENEMYHAYNIDEQVEHDLQKADMALELAKTKS; encoded by the coding sequence ATGGCTTCCAACAGTATGACCAAAGAAATGCTCGTTAATGCAACAGCACCACTGGATGATCTGGCAATTGCCACCGATCTGCTGATGTCTGCCAAAGCAGGGGTTCGCAACTATGCGGTAGCCCTGACCGAGACAGCTACACCCAGTGTACGCCGTACCCTCAAAGCCCAAATGCAAAAAGCGATCGATCTACACGAGAAAATCGCTAACTATATGATCGAAAATGAAATGTACCATGCGTACAATATCGACGAGCAGGTAGAACATGATCTGCAAAAAGCCGATATGGCGCTGGAACTCGCCAAAACCAAATCCTAA
- a CDS encoding YitT family protein, giving the protein MKKRIYDMVLITIGAFLFALAVNLFIIPNNLGEGGVTGVTIIIYYLLQWSPGLVNLVINSFLILIGYKFLDKTSIIYTIIAVALNSLFLHLTEGWHIESNEIVVNAVFAGVLVGVGIGLIIRAGGTTAGTAILARITHKYLDWNISYGLLFFDLIVAFSSLFIIGAERLMLTIIALYIGTKVMDFIIEGLNPKKAVMIISSHQEAIAEKVITVMDRGVTVLSGHGYYTKNPKEVLYIVISKQEVSVLKKIVRTEDPNAFITIHDVRDVFGEGFLELSK; this is encoded by the coding sequence ATAAAAAAACGCATTTATGATATGGTACTGATCACGATAGGCGCTTTTCTGTTTGCACTGGCGGTCAATCTGTTTATCATCCCGAATAATCTGGGTGAAGGCGGCGTGACCGGGGTTACAATTATCATCTATTATTTGCTCCAATGGTCTCCGGGACTAGTCAATCTGGTGATCAATTCATTTCTGATTCTGATTGGTTACAAATTTCTGGATAAAACGAGTATTATCTATACAATTATCGCGGTAGCGCTAAACTCGCTGTTTCTGCATCTGACGGAAGGCTGGCATATTGAATCGAATGAGATCGTGGTTAATGCGGTCTTTGCCGGGGTGCTGGTTGGTGTGGGGATCGGATTGATTATCCGTGCAGGCGGCACAACGGCAGGTACGGCGATTCTGGCACGGATTACGCATAAATATCTGGACTGGAATATCAGCTACGGACTTCTCTTTTTTGACCTGATCGTGGCATTCTCGTCTCTGTTTATTATCGGAGCGGAGCGGCTGATGCTGACGATTATCGCGCTGTATATCGGTACCAAGGTGATGGACTTTATTATCGAGGGCCTGAATCCGAAAAAGGCGGTCATGATTATCTCCTCCCATCAGGAAGCGATCGCGGAGAAAGTTATTACCGTGATGGACCGCGGGGTCACCGTCTTGTCCGGTCATGGCTATTACACCAAAAACCCCAAAGAAGTACTGTATATTGTCATCAGCAAACAGGAAGTATCCGTGCTGAAGAAGATTGTACGTACGGAAGACCCGAATGCGTTTATTACGATTCATGATGTGCGTGATGTGTTCGGTGAAGGTTTCCTGGAATTGTCCAAGTAA
- a CDS encoding nuclear transport factor 2 family protein — MTNPSVSSSSTIDVLNERAEQALHLINQFGSLLLDKDMQSWLDLFDEQIRFEFPYADEGYNKLLEGKQALAQHMEQFDGMIRMNHFSTPVIHQTLNPDIFIAQFQGTGILLETGKVYAQDYISLIEVKNGKISRYLDYWNPLAVARAVTPDAPTQEV; from the coding sequence ATGACCAACCCATCCGTTTCTTCCTCTTCTACGATTGACGTATTGAACGAACGTGCAGAGCAGGCGCTGCACCTGATCAACCAGTTTGGTTCCCTGCTGCTGGATAAGGATATGCAGAGCTGGCTGGACTTGTTCGACGAGCAAATCCGCTTTGAGTTCCCTTATGCAGATGAAGGTTATAACAAGTTGCTGGAAGGTAAACAGGCTCTCGCCCAGCATATGGAGCAGTTTGATGGAATGATCCGTATGAATCATTTCAGTACACCGGTGATTCACCAGACGCTGAACCCCGATATCTTTATCGCCCAGTTCCAGGGGACAGGCATCTTGCTGGAGACAGGCAAGGTCTATGCACAGGACTATATCTCCCTGATCGAAGTGAAAAATGGCAAAATCTCGCGTTATCTGGATTACTGGAACCCGCTCGCTGTAGCACGGGCTGTCACTCCGGATGCACCTACACAGGAGGTCTGA
- a CDS encoding NAD(P)H-binding protein, whose protein sequence is MNNPQLLLTAGSGKTSTRIAELLTAQGYTVRKAMRSPRSGQQAIPEVEFDWYRPETFAAAIEGMNTIYLVAPIMDMHPEKAMIPFMEQALAVGTRRLVMLSSASIEADGPVFGTVQQYMMQHAPEWAILRPSYFMQNFTEAAHGYAIRSGAGITTATGEGKLGFVDAEDIARVAVHALTDEQPHNTDHIITGPESLSYGEAAAIISHLSGLDVQHHHVEEEQLYDLLLTAGMQPDYARFFAGLDTRIRTEGIEDQVTDTVLRITGRPPRSLEAFIRDNLHWYAPVTS, encoded by the coding sequence ATGAATAATCCACAGCTTCTTCTCACTGCCGGTAGCGGCAAAACATCTACCCGTATCGCCGAATTGCTGACTGCTCAAGGCTACACTGTACGCAAAGCGATGCGCTCCCCACGTTCTGGTCAGCAGGCGATCCCCGAAGTGGAATTTGACTGGTATCGTCCGGAGACATTCGCCGCTGCCATCGAAGGAATGAATACGATCTATCTGGTCGCTCCTATCATGGACATGCATCCCGAGAAAGCGATGATTCCTTTTATGGAACAGGCACTTGCTGTCGGAACACGGCGCTTGGTCATGCTGTCCAGTGCTTCGATTGAAGCGGATGGACCTGTATTCGGAACAGTGCAGCAGTATATGATGCAGCATGCGCCGGAATGGGCTATCCTGCGCCCATCCTACTTTATGCAGAACTTTACCGAAGCAGCACATGGCTACGCGATTCGCTCCGGCGCAGGTATTACCACAGCGACCGGTGAGGGCAAACTGGGATTTGTCGATGCCGAGGATATTGCCCGTGTGGCTGTCCATGCACTGACCGATGAGCAGCCGCATAATACCGATCATATCATCACTGGACCAGAGTCTCTCAGCTATGGAGAAGCTGCCGCTATCATCAGTCATCTGTCTGGACTGGATGTGCAGCATCATCATGTGGAAGAAGAACAATTGTACGACCTGCTGCTGACTGCCGGTATGCAGCCGGATTATGCACGCTTTTTTGCCGGACTGGATACACGTATTCGTACCGAAGGCATTGAGGATCAGGTTACAGATACGGTGCTGCGTATTACCGGCCGGCCCCCGCGTTCACTGGAAGCCTTTATCCGTGACAATCTGCACTGGTACGCACCCGTTACCAGCTGA
- a CDS encoding TetR/AcrR family transcriptional regulator gives MARTKAFDKTAVLQRAMKTFGRTGYEGTTLPDLLQELGIARQSLYDTYGTKRDLFIMAVKHYMDGKTEDMAELLEQPGSAIGQLEYIFDVMIQALVDPELAQQCFIISSAVEQAPQDAELREYLQSNTEQIEQGLYQLLQRAADEGELSAAFDLQELAHFLAHERMGLIFSAKAGANEQQLRSITKIALSVLRSHRA, from the coding sequence ATGGCGAGAACCAAAGCCTTTGACAAAACAGCGGTGCTGCAGCGGGCGATGAAGACATTTGGACGTACCGGTTATGAAGGGACGACTTTGCCGGATTTGCTGCAGGAACTGGGTATTGCCCGGCAGAGTCTGTATGATACGTACGGCACCAAGCGTGATCTGTTCATCATGGCGGTCAAGCATTATATGGATGGCAAGACCGAAGATATGGCCGAGCTATTGGAACAGCCCGGAAGTGCAATCGGGCAGCTGGAGTATATTTTCGATGTGATGATCCAGGCGCTGGTCGATCCGGAATTGGCACAGCAGTGCTTTATCATTAGCAGCGCGGTTGAGCAGGCACCGCAAGACGCAGAGCTGCGGGAGTATTTGCAGAGCAATACCGAGCAGATCGAGCAGGGACTGTACCAACTGCTGCAGCGGGCGGCAGATGAAGGAGAACTGTCTGCAGCGTTTGATTTGCAGGAGTTGGCACACTTTCTGGCACATGAGCGGATGGGTCTTATTTTCTCGGCCAAGGCAGGTGCGAATGAACAGCAGCTGCGCAGCATCACGAAGATTGCATTGTCGGTGTTACGAAGTCATCGTGCCTGA
- a CDS encoding LysR family transcriptional regulator, producing MESHDLRIFKQVADLQSVSKAAEKLGYVQPNVSQRIKSLEDELGVRLFVRNNRGVTLTEQGITLLDYANRVIQLLDEAVTLLHPAQSKDCLTIGASQTVSAVKIPQLFASFLGGAGHMDVKLKTKDKQHLLTMLSYGELDGAFVQGTYNTAQFDTVYRYWEEMILISSDSVTAVQNHAPVLIVNGDKNCIYRQQTLDYAKTHYLEHPIVMEFDSLEAILQAVHDGLGMSVVPAAVVHSRNNISMMQRHPLSTRIPIDFIIKHKKKQPSGLQKFIRFLQNQ from the coding sequence GTGGAAAGTCATGATCTGCGGATTTTTAAACAAGTGGCGGATCTGCAATCCGTGTCCAAGGCTGCCGAAAAGCTGGGCTATGTGCAGCCGAATGTGAGCCAGCGTATCAAAAGCCTGGAAGATGAGCTGGGGGTTCGCTTGTTTGTGCGCAATAACAGAGGTGTGACTCTGACGGAACAAGGCATTACTTTATTGGACTATGCCAATCGGGTTATTCAGCTGCTGGACGAAGCCGTCACATTGCTGCATCCTGCCCAAAGCAAGGATTGCCTGACGATCGGTGCTTCCCAGACGGTGTCGGCTGTCAAGATTCCGCAGCTGTTTGCGTCGTTTCTCGGAGGAGCCGGTCATATGGATGTAAAGCTCAAAACAAAGGACAAGCAGCATTTGCTGACCATGCTGTCCTATGGCGAGCTGGATGGTGCTTTTGTGCAAGGAACGTATAATACTGCCCAGTTTGATACGGTATACCGATATTGGGAAGAGATGATATTGATTTCGTCCGATTCTGTTACAGCCGTACAGAATCATGCTCCGGTACTAATCGTAAATGGAGACAAGAACTGTATTTACCGGCAACAAACACTCGACTATGCCAAAACCCATTACCTGGAGCATCCGATAGTGATGGAATTTGATTCTCTGGAAGCGATTCTGCAGGCTGTCCATGATGGACTGGGAATGAGCGTTGTACCGGCAGCTGTAGTGCATAGCCGCAACAACATCTCTATGATGCAGCGTCATCCGCTGTCTACACGTATACCAATTGATTTTATTATCAAGCATAAAAAGAAGCAGCCATCCGGCTTGCAAAAGTTTATCCGTTTTTTGCAGAATCAATAA